One window of Campylobacter sp. RM12651 genomic DNA carries:
- a CDS encoding methyl-accepting chemotaxis protein has translation MKISLKISILVFCSLLLLVVSLSFNSSLMFDKLENKMLTEIENESIYLRKEQVKTLVESMVQYTKTTYKDLENQNKLKEFNDILKNKLDEVRYDNNTKGFLVFQEDGLVVYHTLKDWIGTNKINSVDTNNKAFIQDIINAGKNGGGFSEYEFKYKDKTTKKFLAYSLQDKASGLIFSTAVDLDSVYTFLDKNAKELGEEQFKELIKFIIISAIIFIVLMLIAYIFATLFISKPLKILEIKARDLSSGDGDLTNKLEVKGNDEIAHASSAINEFLEKIRILIKQAKNISNENASIASELGNTSLQTGKRAEEGSEIVNQIAKKGQNTKESLEIGVQKAKDATIKLDEALSMIETSNKEINILSNKIIHSASIESELAMKIEKLSTDADNVKSVLEIINEIADQTNLLALNAAIEAARAGEQGRGFAVVADEVRSLAERTQRSLSEVNATISIIVQGIKDASEQMSINSNQMQDLSNIANSTKDNMSIMKNSVAEAISSSEKTVNDYINTSKDMEEILNNLNNMNTITNENARSVEEIAGAANHLSEMTEELNKKLQEFRT, from the coding sequence ATGAAAATTTCACTTAAGATTAGTATATTGGTATTTTGTTCATTATTGCTATTAGTAGTATCACTTAGCTTTAATTCTAGTTTAATGTTTGATAAGTTAGAAAACAAAATGCTAACTGAAATTGAAAACGAAAGCATATATCTTAGAAAAGAACAAGTAAAAACTTTAGTAGAAAGTATGGTTCAATATACAAAAACAACATATAAAGATTTAGAAAATCAAAACAAATTAAAAGAATTTAATGACATATTAAAAAACAAATTAGATGAAGTAAGATACGATAACAATACTAAAGGATTTTTAGTATTTCAAGAAGATGGTTTAGTTGTGTATCACACACTAAAAGATTGGATTGGAACTAATAAAATTAATTCAGTTGATACCAATAATAAAGCTTTCATACAAGATATAATCAATGCTGGAAAAAATGGTGGTGGATTTAGCGAATATGAGTTTAAATATAAAGATAAAACTACTAAGAAATTCTTAGCATATTCATTGCAAGATAAAGCTAGTGGCTTGATATTTAGCACTGCAGTTGATTTAGATAGTGTTTATACATTTTTAGATAAAAACGCAAAAGAATTAGGCGAAGAACAATTTAAAGAATTAATAAAATTTATAATTATTAGTGCAATTATTTTCATAGTTTTAATGCTTATTGCATATATTTTTGCAACTTTATTTATATCAAAACCTTTAAAAATATTAGAGATTAAAGCAAGAGATTTAAGCAGTGGAGATGGGGATTTAACTAATAAATTAGAAGTGAAAGGAAATGATGAAATAGCTCACGCTTCAAGTGCTATTAATGAATTTTTAGAAAAAATAAGAATTTTAATCAAACAAGCTAAAAATATTTCTAACGAAAATGCTTCAATAGCAAGTGAATTAGGCAATACTAGTCTTCAAACAGGAAAACGCGCTGAAGAAGGCAGTGAAATAGTAAATCAAATAGCTAAAAAAGGACAAAATACCAAAGAAAGCTTGGAAATAGGAGTTCAAAAGGCTAAGGACGCTACTATAAAATTAGATGAAGCATTAAGTATGATAGAAACTTCAAATAAAGAAATTAATATATTAAGTAATAAAATCATACATAGTGCAAGTATTGAAAGCGAACTTGCTATGAAGATAGAAAAGCTTAGCACAGATGCTGATAATGTAAAATCAGTATTAGAAATCATTAACGAAATTGCAGACCAAACAAATCTTCTTGCATTAAATGCTGCTATTGAAGCTGCACGTGCAGGAGAGCAAGGTCGTGGATTTGCCGTAGTAGCTGATGAAGTAAGAAGCCTAGCTGAAAGAACACAAAGAAGTCTTAGCGAGGTAAATGCTACTATAAGCATTATAGTTCAAGGCATAAAAGACGCAAGTGAGCAAATGAGTATTAACTCAAACCAAATGCAAGATTTAAGTAATATTGCAAATTCTACTAAAGATAATATGAGTATTATGAAAAATAGCGTAGCAGAAGCTATTAGCTCAAGTGAAAAAACCGTGAATGATTATATAAATACAAGTAAAGATATGGAAGAAATTCTAAATAATTTAAACAATATGAATACAATAACGAACGAAAACGCAAGAAGCGTTGAAGAAATAGCTGGTGCAGCAAATCACCTTAGTGAAATGACTGAAGAGCTAAATAAAAAATTACAAGAGTTTAGAACATGA